A single window of [Clostridium] hylemonae DSM 15053 DNA harbors:
- a CDS encoding putative bifunctional diguanylate cyclase/phosphodiesterase — protein MKRIVRLGLPLVVVIILVMSFVSARSMSDMENYSRLINYVGIVRGASQRVIKLETNNRPDDALIDYVSGIMEELLSGEGEYGLKRTVYKEFNDDLEKLGSRWDLIKEEISDVREGAGTEKLLNSSEELFDIANDTVFTIEEYSGMRSAALARQLIITGVLCFLISLFVIIYYVREYFKLSRKTEKLADMAGRDKLTGALTTERFYEEAQKAIDREPDARIAVLYIDFENFKYVNDVFGYEVGDAILQKYVEVVKASLRNGELLSRTMADRFVLLRYYEDKQRLLEEQQELDRRFVNLDVLPDKHSITVACGFCCREDVIEQLDIHGLINRANYAQKTIKSRPDEHYAFYNDSIRQKLFREVYLTDRMQEGLDNREFRVYLQPKVSPYDGMIKGAEALIRWITTDGKFITPGEFVPLFEKNHSIKKLDTYVFENVCRLMQEWHEKGQTVVPVSVNVSKLTFYTADFIKEYREIKERYGIPDHMLEIEFTETVACENEKYMTQIVKELHENGFLCSMDDFGTGYSSLGMLKNLDIDILKLDALFFRESKDLKKEQIIVKEVLHMICQLNIKAVAEGIETDSQVAFLKECGCDFIQGYYYYRPMPAEEFEAELKRQYGQKR, from the coding sequence ATGAAAAGGATTGTGAGATTGGGGCTTCCGCTCGTTGTAGTTATCATTCTGGTCATGAGTTTTGTTTCTGCAAGATCGATGTCAGATATGGAAAATTACAGCAGGCTTATCAACTATGTGGGGATAGTGAGGGGAGCTTCGCAGCGGGTGATCAAGCTTGAGACGAACAACAGGCCGGACGATGCGCTCATTGACTATGTAAGCGGTATCATGGAAGAACTTTTGAGCGGCGAGGGGGAATACGGACTTAAAAGGACCGTCTACAAAGAATTTAACGATGATCTGGAGAAGCTTGGCAGCCGGTGGGATCTGATCAAAGAGGAAATTTCAGATGTGAGGGAAGGAGCCGGCACAGAGAAGCTTCTGAATTCAAGTGAAGAACTGTTTGACATTGCCAACGATACGGTTTTTACTATTGAAGAGTATTCGGGGATGCGTTCGGCGGCTCTGGCCAGACAACTGATCATTACAGGCGTCCTCTGCTTTCTTATCAGTCTGTTTGTCATTATCTATTATGTGAGAGAATATTTTAAGCTGAGCAGAAAGACGGAAAAGCTGGCGGATATGGCCGGGCGTGACAAGCTTACGGGAGCTTTGACGACAGAACGGTTTTATGAGGAGGCACAGAAGGCCATCGACCGGGAGCCTGATGCGAGGATCGCCGTTTTGTATATAGATTTTGAGAATTTCAAATATGTGAACGATGTGTTCGGCTATGAGGTCGGAGATGCCATTCTTCAAAAGTATGTGGAAGTGGTAAAAGCGTCTCTTCGCAATGGAGAACTTCTGTCCCGGACGATGGCGGACCGTTTCGTCCTGCTCCGCTATTACGAGGATAAACAGCGGCTGCTGGAAGAACAGCAGGAGCTGGACCGGCGGTTCGTGAATCTGGATGTTCTGCCGGATAAGCATTCCATAACGGTTGCATGCGGTTTCTGCTGCCGGGAGGACGTCATAGAGCAGCTCGATATACATGGACTCATCAACAGGGCAAACTATGCGCAGAAGACGATAAAGAGCAGGCCGGATGAACATTATGCCTTTTACAATGACAGCATAAGACAGAAGCTGTTCCGGGAGGTGTACCTGACGGACCGTATGCAGGAAGGACTGGACAACAGAGAGTTCCGGGTGTATCTGCAGCCGAAAGTCTCTCCCTATGACGGTATGATAAAAGGGGCGGAAGCGCTCATACGGTGGATCACAACAGACGGAAAATTCATCACGCCCGGGGAGTTTGTCCCTCTGTTTGAAAAGAATCACAGTATAAAAAAGCTGGATACGTATGTGTTCGAGAATGTGTGCCGTCTGATGCAGGAGTGGCATGAAAAAGGGCAGACGGTCGTCCCGGTGTCGGTCAATGTATCGAAGCTGACATTTTATACGGCAGATTTTATTAAGGAATACCGAGAGATAAAAGAGCGTTACGGGATTCCCGACCATATGCTTGAGATAGAGTTCACCGAGACGGTTGCCTGTGAGAATGAGAAATATATGACGCAGATAGTAAAAGAACTGCACGAAAATGGATTTCTCTGCTCCATGGATGATTTCGGGACAGGATATTCTTCACTTGGGATGCTGAAGAATCTGGATATTGACATCCTGAAGCTGGACGCGCTGTTCTTCAGAGAGAGCAAGGACTTAAAAAAGGAACAGATCATCGTAAAAGAGGTACTGCATATGATCTGCCAGCTGAATATCAAGGCAGTGGCGGAAGGGATCGAAACAGACAGCCAGGTCGCCTTTCTGAAAGAATGCGGCTGCGACTTCATACAGGGGTATTATTATTACAGGCCCATGCCGGCGGAGGAATTTGAGGCAGAGCTTAAGAGACAGTACGGTCAGAAGAGATGA
- a CDS encoding helix-turn-helix domain-containing protein: MKQQLGKTIQQMRKVQGCTQEQMAETLGVSVAAVSKWENGVSCPDITLLPALARYLKTDLNALLSFHEKISEQEAAAVVNEMSEIFFRSGFEAAYEFIMEKIREYPGSDILLLNGAMALSGALAMGKDPEEAQLYKDRIEQLYERAARSEDTAVRDQARYMLASGCMARGEYGRAKELLDGLPEEQTFDKRQMQVNLCLARNELTKAAQIEERKLMQAAVSLSMVFSVLIEIAVREGREEDARYLAEAAGKAAEALDMWEYTAGIPWLELYVHRKDRDNCLEILEKMLTSAAGQWDHTSSPLYRHVKKKEGEDRLGARMRETLIAAVESDEQYAFLHNTEAWERIKTAGYGADRSSKADET, from the coding sequence ATGAAGCAGCAGTTAGGAAAGACAATACAGCAGATGCGCAAGGTGCAGGGCTGCACACAGGAACAGATGGCGGAGACATTAGGCGTGTCCGTTGCGGCGGTATCAAAATGGGAAAACGGTGTGAGCTGTCCCGACATCACACTGCTTCCGGCGCTGGCAAGGTATTTGAAGACAGATTTAAATGCCCTGCTTTCTTTTCATGAAAAGATATCGGAACAGGAAGCAGCCGCGGTCGTCAATGAGATGTCTGAGATTTTCTTTCGCAGCGGGTTTGAGGCCGCATATGAGTTTATCATGGAAAAAATAAGGGAATATCCCGGAAGCGATATCCTTTTGCTGAATGGGGCGATGGCGTTAAGCGGAGCGCTCGCGATGGGGAAAGACCCGGAAGAAGCACAGCTATATAAGGACAGGATCGAGCAGCTTTATGAGAGAGCGGCCCGAAGCGAAGACACGGCGGTGCGTGATCAGGCGCGGTACATGCTCGCCTCAGGGTGTATGGCGCGGGGGGAGTATGGCAGGGCAAAAGAGCTGCTGGACGGGCTGCCGGAGGAACAGACCTTTGACAAAAGGCAGATGCAGGTAAATCTCTGCCTTGCGAGAAATGAACTGACGAAGGCCGCGCAGATCGAAGAAAGAAAACTGATGCAGGCGGCGGTCAGCCTGAGCATGGTATTCTCCGTACTCATCGAGATCGCGGTAAGGGAAGGCCGGGAGGAGGACGCGCGTTATCTGGCAGAGGCTGCCGGCAAAGCGGCGGAAGCACTGGATATGTGGGAATATACAGCAGGTATCCCGTGGCTTGAACTGTATGTTCACAGGAAAGACAGGGATAACTGTCTGGAAATATTGGAGAAAATGCTCACTTCTGCGGCCGGACAGTGGGATCATACGTCTTCTCCCCTCTACCGGCACGTGAAGAAAAAGGAAGGGGAAGACCGGCTCGGCGCCAGAATGAGAGAGACATTGATAGCCGCTGTGGAAAGTGACGAACAGTATGCGTTTCTGCACAATACAGAAGCGTGGGAGCGAATAAAAACCGCCGGTTACGGCGCTGACAGGAGCAGTAAAGCAGATGAAACGTAA
- a CDS encoding YkgJ family cysteine cluster protein: MKRNVDLKDISDGRLYTANDMVRADCRDCEGCSACCRGMGSSIILDPLDIKRLCCGCSADFAGLMERYIELNVADGMIVPNLKMNGQEEACAFLDGSGRCGIHAFRPGICRLFPLGRYYEEKGFRYFLQIHECRKKDRGKIKVKKWLDTPDLKTYEQYTADWHGFLTDCQAAAETLDEEQARILNLYVLKTFYQTAYETEQFYSEFYGRLDQARETLGI; this comes from the coding sequence ATGAAACGTAATGTAGACTTAAAGGATATATCAGACGGCAGACTGTATACAGCCAATGATATGGTGAGGGCAGACTGCCGTGACTGTGAGGGCTGTTCGGCCTGCTGCAGGGGGATGGGGAGTTCCATTATTCTGGACCCGCTGGATATAAAAAGACTGTGCTGCGGATGTTCTGCGGACTTTGCAGGACTGATGGAACGGTATATTGAGCTGAATGTGGCGGACGGCATGATCGTGCCGAACCTTAAGATGAACGGACAGGAAGAAGCGTGCGCCTTTCTGGACGGCAGCGGCCGGTGCGGCATCCACGCCTTCCGTCCGGGCATATGCCGGCTGTTTCCGCTTGGACGTTATTACGAAGAAAAGGGATTCCGATACTTTCTTCAGATCCATGAGTGCAGGAAAAAAGACCGCGGCAAGATAAAAGTGAAGAAATGGCTGGACACGCCTGATCTTAAAACGTATGAGCAGTATACGGCAGACTGGCACGGTTTTCTGACAGACTGCCAGGCCGCTGCTGAGACGCTTGACGAAGAACAGGCGCGTATCTTGAACTTGTATGTACTGAAGACATTTTATCAGACAGCATACGAGACGGAACAATTCTACAGTGAGTTTTACGGCAGGCTGGATCAGGCAAGAGAAACGCTCGGGATCTGA
- a CDS encoding UvrD-helicase domain-containing protein, with protein sequence MYIADLHIHSRFSRATSKDCTPEALDMWARRKGIHIVGTGDFTHPAWREELEEKLVPAEDGLYVLKEEYRIKDETAAAGDIPRFVITGEISSIYKKNGRVRKVHNVILLPGLEAAEAIAKKLEAVGNIHSDGRPILGLDCRDLLEIILELSPDAVLVPAHIWTPHFSLFGAFSGFDTVEECFEDLSPYIHAMETGLSSDPPMNWRVSALDRYQLISNSDAHSPAKLGREANLLDIELSYSGLKAAVQEGRGLCGTLEFFPEEGKYHFDGHRKCGLCLTPVETEKYGGICPVCGRKITIGVSHRVEQLADREEGYRRKDAAMFESLVPLPEVIGASVGHAPASRGVQKEYLSMLKRLGPEFDILRTIPEEEIRAASGVLIAEGIRRLRRGYVERIPGFDGEYGSVRLFEPHEIENTSGQMDFFDMLGMNVKEVGAENKVPPGPAVKQTEEQRPGEKETGKEGQKQKEHKAKEQIPETERLDPGQESAVRSAARRTAVIAGPGTGKTKTLVSHILYLLERRKVKPSEITAVTFTNEAARELRERIQRQLGGRRRVGTMQAGTFHAVCLAFLKEQGLSFSLADETEAKEIAAEAAKESGLHITGKQLLEQVSREKSAALSEEEMSPQVREYERRLKERKLLDFDGLLLETLRLMEAGAAADGFRKRCAYLLVDEFQDINPLQYRLMKAWNEGGRELFVIGDPDQSIYGFRGADAACFDRLREEYPDLEVIRLEENYRSTPEIVAPAIKLICGNPGEERTLRANCEGGVKVRLAAAGTPMGEAIFVAKEINRLAGGIGMLEAHEMDVTRGERKVRGFDDIAVLYRTHREADILETCLKKEGIPYIVAGRESYLQEDIVRGSLFFFRYLADALDTHAREQGLKLLWGLEQNPVSEEVFERMAEKYRPLYAKEKPQKFMEQWIQDIQAADNEAMKKLSGMAVCYKDMEELSKALSLGVESDLKRRGDRQYSSGAVTLMTLHGSKGLEFPAVLIFGVRRGTMPFESERHPADKEEERRLFYVGMTRAKEELILTCSGEESEFLNDVPAGLIVREQAHKKKKEETVRQLSLFDL encoded by the coding sequence ATGTATATAGCAGATCTGCACATTCATTCCCGCTTCTCCCGCGCTACAAGCAAAGACTGCACTCCGGAAGCGCTCGATATGTGGGCGAGGCGCAAGGGCATCCACATCGTCGGAACGGGTGACTTCACCCATCCGGCCTGGAGAGAGGAACTGGAAGAGAAGCTCGTTCCCGCGGAGGACGGGCTGTATGTTTTAAAGGAGGAATACCGCATCAAAGATGAGACGGCCGCGGCGGGAGATATCCCCCGGTTCGTCATTACCGGAGAGATCAGTTCCATATACAAAAAGAACGGCAGAGTGCGCAAGGTGCATAACGTGATCCTTCTGCCGGGACTTGAAGCCGCCGAAGCCATCGCAAAAAAGCTTGAGGCTGTCGGAAACATTCATTCTGACGGCAGGCCGATCCTCGGACTTGACTGCCGGGATCTGCTGGAGATAATCCTGGAACTGAGCCCGGACGCCGTCCTCGTGCCTGCGCATATCTGGACGCCGCATTTTTCCCTGTTCGGCGCATTTTCCGGCTTCGACACGGTGGAAGAATGTTTTGAGGATCTCTCCCCATATATTCATGCCATGGAGACCGGACTTTCCTCAGACCCGCCCATGAACTGGCGCGTCTCCGCGCTGGACAGGTATCAGCTCATCTCCAACTCAGACGCCCACTCTCCGGCAAAGCTTGGGAGAGAGGCGAACCTTCTTGATATCGAACTGTCCTACAGCGGACTGAAAGCAGCGGTACAGGAAGGACGGGGGCTGTGCGGCACACTTGAATTCTTTCCGGAGGAGGGAAAGTATCATTTTGACGGGCACAGAAAATGCGGCCTCTGTCTGACGCCGGTGGAGACGGAAAAGTACGGGGGGATCTGTCCTGTCTGCGGGCGGAAGATCACCATCGGCGTGTCCCACAGAGTGGAACAGCTGGCGGACCGGGAGGAAGGGTACAGAAGAAAGGACGCCGCAATGTTCGAGAGTCTCGTGCCTCTGCCGGAGGTGATCGGCGCTTCGGTGGGGCATGCTCCCGCCAGCAGAGGAGTGCAGAAGGAATACCTCAGCATGCTGAAACGTCTCGGACCGGAGTTTGACATATTGAGGACGATACCGGAAGAGGAGATACGCGCCGCGTCCGGTGTGCTGATCGCCGAAGGGATCCGGCGGCTGCGCAGAGGATATGTGGAGCGCATTCCGGGCTTTGACGGGGAATACGGCTCTGTCAGACTGTTTGAACCTCATGAGATAGAGAATACAAGCGGGCAGATGGACTTCTTTGACATGCTCGGCATGAACGTAAAAGAAGTGGGCGCGGAAAATAAAGTGCCGCCGGGACCGGCTGTAAAACAGACAGAAGAACAACGGCCGGGGGAGAAGGAGACAGGGAAGGAAGGTCAGAAGCAAAAAGAACATAAGGCAAAAGAACAGATACCGGAGACAGAGCGGCTCGATCCGGGGCAGGAAAGCGCCGTGAGATCAGCGGCGCGCAGAACCGCGGTTATCGCCGGACCCGGCACAGGCAAGACGAAGACGCTTGTCTCCCATATTCTGTATCTTCTGGAACGAAGAAAAGTAAAACCGTCTGAGATAACGGCGGTGACCTTTACAAACGAGGCGGCCCGGGAGCTGCGGGAGAGAATACAGCGGCAGCTCGGCGGGAGGCGGAGAGTGGGAACGATGCAGGCGGGCACATTCCATGCGGTCTGCCTTGCCTTTCTGAAGGAGCAGGGGCTTTCCTTTTCACTGGCGGATGAGACTGAGGCAAAAGAGATCGCCGCTGAGGCGGCAAAGGAGTCGGGGCTTCACATCACCGGGAAGCAGCTGCTTGAGCAGGTGTCCAGGGAGAAATCTGCAGCGCTTTCTGAGGAAGAAATGAGCCCTCAGGTGAGAGAATATGAGCGCAGGCTGAAAGAGAGAAAGCTTCTTGACTTTGACGGCCTGCTTCTTGAGACACTGCGCCTCATGGAGGCCGGCGCGGCGGCTGACGGCTTCCGGAAGCGTTGCGCGTACCTGCTCGTGGACGAGTTCCAGGATATCAATCCGCTGCAGTACAGGCTTATGAAGGCCTGGAATGAAGGCGGAAGAGAACTCTTTGTCATCGGGGACCCGGATCAGTCCATCTATGGCTTTCGCGGGGCGGACGCAGCCTGCTTTGACCGGCTTCGGGAAGAATATCCGGATCTGGAGGTCATCCGCCTGGAAGAAAATTACCGCTCCACACCCGAGATCGTGGCGCCTGCCATTAAGCTCATCTGCGGCAATCCGGGGGAGGAGCGCACGCTGCGCGCCAACTGTGAAGGAGGCGTCAAAGTGAGACTGGCCGCGGCGGGGACGCCGATGGGCGAGGCGATATTTGTGGCAAAGGAGATCAACCGGCTGGCAGGAGGGATCGGAATGCTGGAGGCGCACGAGATGGACGTAACCCGGGGAGAGAGGAAAGTCAGAGGGTTTGACGATATTGCGGTACTTTACCGCACACACCGGGAGGCGGACATTCTGGAAACGTGCCTGAAGAAAGAGGGGATTCCCTATATCGTGGCCGGACGTGAGTCATATCTTCAGGAGGATATTGTGCGGGGGAGTCTTTTCTTTTTCCGGTATCTTGCGGATGCGCTCGATACGCACGCCAGAGAGCAGGGGCTGAAGCTTCTGTGGGGGCTGGAGCAGAATCCGGTATCAGAGGAAGTATTTGAGCGCATGGCAGAGAAATACCGTCCTCTGTATGCAAAGGAAAAGCCGCAGAAGTTTATGGAACAATGGATACAGGATATACAGGCTGCAGACAACGAGGCGATGAAGAAGCTGTCGGGGATGGCGGTATGTTATAAAGATATGGAAGAGCTTTCTAAAGCGCTGAGCCTGGGCGTGGAGAGCGACCTGAAACGGCGCGGGGACAGGCAGTATAGCTCCGGGGCAGTCACGCTCATGACACTGCACGGCTCCAAAGGGCTGGAATTTCCGGCTGTCCTCATCTTTGGCGTGCGCCGGGGGACGATGCCTTTTGAAAGCGAGCGGCATCCGGCGGACAAGGAGGAAGAGCGCCGGCTGTTCTATGTGGGCATGACAAGGGCAAAAGAAGAACTTATCCTGACCTGCTCCGGGGAGGAATCAGAATTTCTGAACGATGTGCCGGCCGGCCTGATCGTAAGGGAGCAGGCGCATAAAAAGAAGAAAGAAGAAACAGTCCGGCAGCTCAGTCTGTTTGATCTGTAA
- a CDS encoding MerR family transcriptional regulator, translating to MRTVNEISKITSISVRTLHYYDKIGLLKPTAYTEAGYRLYDDKALETLQQILFFREFDMPLKDIKATMERPDFDREAVLNSQRAILEVKKSRLERLISSIDGILKGENEMDFEVFSRDEIKELYDTMVSNMESGQVDAVVRKYGSLEKYEEQFIEKAGSGRAQKNLQKVTEWYGGRKEALDAAKNPAGSGVMDAYQKRIDKIYRKIAAKAGTDVNTFEVKELIGEYDFVSKQLYQMKDVTELLLEMADAFKKSGPLKESMEEQYGPGAPDYIAEAVKAFYGR from the coding sequence ATGAGAACAGTGAACGAGATATCCAAAATCACAAGTATCAGCGTGCGCACGCTTCATTACTATGACAAGATAGGGCTTCTGAAGCCGACGGCTTACACAGAGGCGGGATACAGGCTTTATGACGATAAGGCACTGGAGACACTTCAGCAGATTCTCTTTTTCCGCGAATTCGATATGCCGCTTAAGGATATCAAAGCGACAATGGAACGTCCTGACTTTGACAGAGAAGCAGTATTGAACAGTCAAAGAGCCATACTGGAAGTTAAAAAGTCGAGACTTGAGCGTTTGATATCCAGTATAGATGGCATTCTGAAAGGAGAGAACGAGATGGATTTTGAAGTGTTCAGCAGGGATGAGATAAAAGAACTATATGATACGATGGTATCAAATATGGAGAGCGGGCAGGTTGACGCCGTTGTCAGAAAATACGGAAGCCTGGAAAAGTACGAGGAACAGTTTATAGAAAAAGCTGGCAGCGGGCGTGCACAAAAGAACCTTCAGAAAGTGACGGAGTGGTACGGCGGCAGAAAAGAGGCGCTGGACGCCGCAAAAAATCCTGCCGGTTCCGGAGTCATGGACGCGTACCAGAAGCGTATCGATAAGATATACCGGAAGATCGCCGCCAAGGCAGGGACGGATGTGAATACATTTGAAGTGAAGGAGCTGATAGGGGAATATGACTTTGTATCGAAGCAGCTGTATCAGATGAAAGATGTGACAGAGCTGCTGCTTGAGATGGCGGATGCGTTTAAAAAGAGCGGTCCTCTCAAAGAATCCATGGAAGAGCAGTACGGTCCAGGAGCTCCGGATTATATAGCGGAGGCGGTGAAAGCGTTTTACGGCAGATAA
- a CDS encoding TfoX/Sxy family protein produces the protein MGELSKLPNIGPVVEQQLNEVGIMTAEQLRETGSRQAWLKIKAIDDSACIHRLLGMEGAVRGIKKRDLPPEVKAELKEFYNAFK, from the coding sequence ATGGGTGAATTGTCCAAACTGCCGAATATAGGACCGGTCGTAGAGCAGCAGCTGAATGAAGTCGGTATTATGACGGCGGAGCAGCTCAGGGAGACAGGAAGCAGACAGGCCTGGCTTAAGATCAAGGCGATAGACGACTCTGCATGTATTCACAGGCTGCTCGGAATGGAGGGGGCCGTCAGGGGGATCAAGAAGCGCGATCTTCCGCCGGAGGTCAAAGCAGAGCTTAAGGAGTTCTACAATGCTTTCAAATAA
- a CDS encoding DMT family transporter encodes MLSNNKARIQIILSMVIFGTIGAFVKNIPLPSAEIALWRAVTAFLMLTGAAAAGGRLKQIRAVKGRILILLGSGAALAFNWILLFEAYRYTSVAVSTLCYYFAPTLIVLSSVLIFREKLKVRQAVCFAASTAGLVLVIGVSGGGSNDTAGALYGLGAAVCYAGVVFFNKTLGDIDGLVRTWLQFGAAMLIMFPYVIFTCGFAVTGLDAKGTVLLLIVGVVHTGITYCMYFASLTGLKGQQAAILSYIDPMVAILVSFIVLGETVTVPQIAGGAMIIGFAFLNEVKGRSRRKAKEKIESRK; translated from the coding sequence ATGCTTTCAAATAATAAGGCGAGAATACAGATCATTCTGTCCATGGTGATCTTCGGCACGATCGGGGCCTTTGTGAAGAATATTCCGCTGCCGTCCGCGGAGATAGCGCTGTGGAGGGCTGTGACCGCATTTCTTATGCTCACCGGCGCGGCTGCCGCGGGGGGCAGACTTAAGCAGATCAGGGCTGTGAAGGGAAGGATCCTCATACTGCTCGGATCCGGGGCGGCTTTGGCATTTAACTGGATATTGCTGTTCGAGGCGTACCGGTACACAAGTGTGGCCGTATCTACCCTGTGCTACTACTTCGCCCCAACGCTGATCGTCCTGTCGAGTGTTCTCATATTCAGGGAGAAGCTTAAGGTAAGGCAGGCAGTCTGCTTTGCGGCGTCCACGGCGGGGCTCGTGCTTGTCATAGGAGTGAGCGGAGGGGGAAGCAACGATACGGCAGGGGCGCTTTACGGGCTTGGCGCGGCGGTATGCTACGCAGGGGTCGTATTTTTTAATAAGACGCTCGGGGATATCGACGGACTTGTGCGGACATGGCTCCAGTTTGGGGCAGCCATGCTGATCATGTTTCCTTACGTTATATTTACATGCGGTTTTGCCGTAACCGGTCTGGACGCGAAAGGGACCGTGCTGCTGCTCATAGTGGGAGTCGTACATACGGGAATCACGTACTGCATGTATTTTGCCTCTCTGACAGGGCTCAAAGGGCAGCAGGCAGCCATCTTAAGTTATATCGACCCGATGGTGGCCATACTCGTCTCGTTTATCGTACTTGGGGAGACGGTCACTGTGCCTCAGATCGCAGGAGGGGCAATGATCATCGGGTTCGCCTTTCTGAATGAGGTGAAGGGCAGGAGCAGGCGGAAAGCAAAAGAAAAAATAGAAAGCAGGAAGTAA